Proteins from a single region of Gimesia sp.:
- a CDS encoding CinA family nicotinamide mononucleotide deamidase-related protein yields the protein MQAEIIAIGSELTNGEKLDTNSQWLSTELAAVGIATHFHTTIADNLDEIIDQLRLSASRSDLILITGGLGPTLDDLTRQAMAGLTGADLVLDAESLAIIESMFRKRYREMPERNRIQAMFPEGAEPIKNEHGTAPGIWMTVPRDGGEGICHIAAMPGVPSEMKPMFFESILPRLVRGTRIIRFARINCFGVGESKTEELLGDITSRGRDPEVGITAHEATITLRIKARGESNDDCEQKISATYEQIRERLGDYIFGYEDEELEHVVVTLLNESKLSVAASECGTGGLLSYRLTEVAGAADCFKGGTVLASVDAFSADGALALAKSTRETQASDFGLAILLDLNQSWQDRENAPQAFVALASDDGAWVEEIGLTVNRAIAKSRISKAALDLLRRKLLKIER from the coding sequence ATGCAAGCAGAGATTATTGCAATCGGCAGTGAGCTGACAAACGGCGAAAAGCTGGATACGAACAGCCAGTGGTTGAGTACGGAGCTCGCGGCGGTAGGGATTGCGACGCACTTTCATACGACGATTGCTGACAACCTCGATGAGATCATCGATCAGCTGCGACTGTCGGCTTCCCGCTCCGATCTGATTTTGATCACGGGGGGGCTGGGCCCCACACTGGACGACCTGACGCGGCAGGCGATGGCAGGTCTGACGGGCGCGGATCTCGTGCTCGATGCAGAATCGTTGGCGATCATCGAAAGCATGTTTCGGAAACGGTATCGCGAAATGCCCGAGCGGAACCGGATTCAGGCGATGTTCCCCGAGGGGGCAGAGCCCATCAAAAATGAACATGGGACGGCACCGGGAATCTGGATGACGGTTCCCCGCGATGGGGGAGAGGGGATCTGTCATATTGCGGCGATGCCAGGCGTACCTTCCGAAATGAAGCCGATGTTTTTTGAGTCCATCCTTCCGCGGCTGGTTCGTGGAACGCGGATCATTCGCTTTGCCCGCATCAACTGCTTCGGAGTGGGGGAGTCAAAGACCGAAGAACTGCTGGGGGATATCACCAGTCGGGGCCGCGATCCGGAGGTTGGCATCACAGCCCATGAAGCGACCATCACGCTGCGAATCAAAGCGAGGGGTGAGTCCAACGATGATTGCGAGCAGAAGATATCAGCCACCTATGAACAGATTCGCGAACGACTGGGAGACTACATTTTCGGTTACGAAGATGAAGAGCTCGAACACGTGGTGGTGACCCTGTTGAACGAGAGCAAGCTCAGTGTGGCGGCCAGCGAATGTGGCACCGGAGGACTGCTGTCTTATCGATTGACCGAGGTTGCGGGTGCGGCGGACTGTTTCAAAGGGGGGACCGTGCTGGCGAGTGTAGATGCGTTTTCTGCAGACGGCGCACTGGCCCTGGCGAAATCCACGCGGGAAACGCAGGCCAGCGATTTTGGTCTCGCCATTCTGCTGGATCTGAATCAGTCCTGGCAGGATCGTGAAAATGCTCCGCAGGCCTTCGTGGCTCTCGCGAGCGACGACGGAGCCTGGGTGGAGGAAATCGGTTTAACTGTCAATCGTGCTATCGCCAAGAGCCGCATTTCCAAAGCGGCTTTGGATCTGTTGCGGCGCAAGCTGTTGAAGATTGAACGTTAA